Within the Coraliomargarita parva genome, the region GGATACTGGACCATGATGCAGTTGCGGTTGCCTGGCGCGGTGCCCGGCGGTCACCGGCTTGGTTGGCCGTCCTTGCTTTCACCGCCGGGCTCTTGGGGCTGGCGGCCTTTCCCTTTCTTCGCTGGCAGGACGATATTCGCAGCCTGAAATATCCGCTTCCGTATCTGGATCAACGCGAAGCCGAACTGCACCGTATGATGGGGCGTTCCCAGCAAATCCTAATTACCGCAGGGGAAGACTTTGCCGATTTGCGTGAAGAGGTGGAACAACTCTCTACTTGGATCGGCGGGATGGATCCTGCACCGTCCTTGCTCAATGCGCTCGAGTTTACCCCACGCTACGACGATTTCCAGCAGGCCCGCGAATTTGTCCGCTCTCATCCGGATTTTGACCGGCAGTTGATGTCGGCACTGGATGCGCAGGGCTTCGAGCCGGATGCCTTCGAGCCCTTCCGGGAGGCATGGGCGGGTTACTGCGAGTCCATGCTGGATCGCGATCTCGATTATGAAAGTGAAATGGCCGCGTTGACCGCGATCTTGTCGGGTGCGCAGGAAGGCATGGTGGGGCATTCGGACAATATTTACTGGGGTGTCAGTCTGCTGGACGAGTCGGTCGAGCTTCCGGATTTTCCCGAGGGCATGAAAACACTTCGTTTGAGCCAGGTGGAGAGCCTGTCCCAGGTCTTGTCGGGCTACCGGCACCGGACGCTGGAGCTCAGTTTGTGGGCGGCCTTGGTGATTTTAGTGGTCTTGTTGATCGTGCTCGGGCCGAAGGCCGGCGCCTTGGTGGCCAGCGTGCCGCTCTTTTCCGTGAGCGGGGCCGCCACCCTGATCGACCTGTCTCCCGGCAGTCCCGGAATCTTCCATTTGATCGGGATGTTTCTGGGGGCCTGCCTTGTTCTGGACTATGCGGTCTTTACCTGGCTTGGCGTGCGCCGTAACGGGGAAGTTCCTCTCTCTGTCCTAGTCTCCGGGCTGACGACCTCCGCTTCCTTTGCCATTCTCGCATGGAGCAAGATTCCGGCGATCCATGCCTTGGGACTGACCGTTTTCCTGGTCACCGCCTGCGGTCTGGGCTTTAATTACTCCTACTTGTTGTACCGTGCCAGAAAAGGGGGGACTCATGGCTGAGATCCTCGATGCATGGAGGGCGCTGCTCCGTTCCAAACCCGCGAAGATTGTCCTCGCCGATGCGGAAAACGGCGAGCGGTATAGTATTCAGGAGTTGGATACAATTGCGGAAGGCCTGCTGGACCGGTATCCGGCCCTGCGGGATGCGGAGGGGCGTGTGCTGGCTTTTCATTTTACCTCCCGCGTGGACTGGCTGGCGGCCTATCTGGCGGGATTGAAGGTAGGGGCGGTTTTGCTGCCCGTTGAATTGTCGGGGGCGGGAGAACTCGGGCACAAGCAGTTCGAAGGGCTTGGGGTCGGCTATGTCCTGAGTGATGCGGGGTTGGAAGTCCTGCCGGATGCCGGGCTGCATCCGGGGCAGCATTTGATCAAGCTGACCTCGGGCACGACGGGCGCGCCCAAGCCTTTGTACTTTTCGGAAGCGGGCATGTATGCCGACGGGGATCAAGTGATGCGCTCGATGGATATCCGGCCCGATGACCGCAACTATGCGATTCTGCCGCTTGGGCACTCCTACGGACTCGGCAACCTGGTGGTGCCCCTGCTGATCGCGGGAACACCCATCGTGTTGGCCTCGGCCCCGTTCCCCCAAGTCATGGCGGAAGAGATCAGCCGCTATCAATGTACCGTGCTGCCGTTGGTTCCCACCTTGGTGCAATCCCTCGCGCAAAGTGAGATCGATCCGCAGGCGCTTGGCTCCCTGCGAACGGTTATCTCAGCGGGGAGTTTGTTGTCGCCCGAAGTCGCGCAGGCGTTCTACGAGCGTTTCGGTGTCATGGTGCACAACTTCTACGGCTCCAGCGAAACCGGAGGCATCTGTTACGATACGGACGGGGAGGCTACCCTGAACGGTGGAGGGGTCGGTCAAGCGATGGCGGATGTCCGGGTCCGGGTGGATGAAGCCGGTGGGATCTTCGTGCAGAGCGCCGCGGTCTGTCAGGCCCTTGCCGG harbors:
- a CDS encoding class I adenylate-forming enzyme family protein, with protein sequence MAEILDAWRALLRSKPAKIVLADAENGERYSIQELDTIAEGLLDRYPALRDAEGRVLAFHFTSRVDWLAAYLAGLKVGAVLLPVELSGAGELGHKQFEGLGVGYVLSDAGLEVLPDAGLHPGQHLIKLTSGTTGAPKPLYFSEAGMYADGDQVMRSMDIRPDDRNYAILPLGHSYGLGNLVVPLLIAGTPIVLASAPFPQVMAEEISRYQCTVLPLVPTLVQSLAQSEIDPQALGSLRTVISAGSLLSPEVAQAFYERFGVMVHNFYGSSETGGICYDTDGEATLNGGGVGQAMADVRVRVDEAGGIFVQSAAVCQALAGDEGFQMSDFGEWGTDGSLRLVGRKADFVKIGGKRVSLSEVEQALCRLEGVEDAYVSQRPTRRGQPRLLALVVSSQTTDCIREALRRELPDWKLPKRFYTADTIPYTSRGKKDRKRLEQLLDAIR